One genomic window of Lepeophtheirus salmonis chromosome 5, UVic_Lsal_1.4, whole genome shotgun sequence includes the following:
- the Rpn12 gene encoding 26S proteasome non-ATPase regulatory subunit 8 has product MSDLKCVSVKYEKLESEWNKKKGRNMELVGSLLTELKLGLTELSFLPTESDELKKKELVLARNILEIGAQYGVETKDIPSFERYMAQLKTYYSDYPDLPESSLKYELLGLNLLRLLSQNRLAEFHIELELLSIEAILNNPYISNPVALEQYIMEGTYNKILVMKDNVPSPRHAYFIDLLLITIRNEIGSCLEKAYEKISAPECAKMLYLNDKAMDGFVKERGWSIQPDQFVYFQATDKKTHEAEVPTLELAKMAITYAKEMEQIV; this is encoded by the exons ATGTCGGACTTGAAGTGTGTAAGTGTGAAATATGAGAAGCTGGAAAGCGAGTGGAATAAGAAGAAGGGAAGGAATATGGAATTAGTGGGGAGTCTGTTGACAGAGCTGAAATTGGGACTCACTGAACTCAGTTTTCTCCCAACGGAAAGTGATGAGCTTAAGAAGAAAGAGTTGGTTTTGGCGCGGAATATCCTTGAGATTGGAGCTCAGTACGGTGTGGAAACCAAGGATATTCCTAGTTTCGAGCGATACATGGCCCAATTAAAGACCTACTACTCAGACTACCCCGATTTGCCTGAATCCTCTTTGAAATATGAACTTTTGGGACTGAATCTCCTTCGCCTCTTGAGTCAAAACCGATTAGCGGAATTCCATATAGAATTAGAGCTTCTCTCCATTGAGGCTATCTTGAATAATCCCTACATCAG CAACCCCGTGGCTTTGGAACAGTATATTATGGAAGGAACCTACAATAAGATTTTAGTCATGAAGGACAATGTTCCTTCACCTCGACATGCCTATTTCATTGATCTTTTACTAATAACTATTCGAAACGAAATAGGAAGCTGCTTGGAGAAGGCTTATGAGAAAATTTCTGCCCCTGAATGTGCAAAGATGCTCTATCTCAATGATAAGGCAATGGATGGTTTTGTTAAGGAGCGGGGCTGGTCCATTCAACCagatcaatttgtttatttccagGCCACAGACAAAAAAACTCATGAAGCTGAAGTACCCACTTTAGAACTGGCCAAGATGGCAATTACGTATGCGAAGGAAATGGAACAAatagtataa
- the und gene encoding methionine aminopeptidase 2, protein MENGNEMVEKEVEKLDITDGVSEDAQKKKKKKRNRPKKPKNGENGVKSSGKQTDPPSLPISELYSDGNFPVGQEMEYLPLKDGSMAMDRMTGEERRALDRSQIDMYNEVRQAAEAHRQTRQYIQSWVKPGMKLIDICETLESTARKLINENGLEAGLAFPTGCSVNYCAAHYTPNAGDETVLNYDDVVKIDFGTHIKGRIIDCAWTLTFNEKYDPLVEAVRSATEEGIKQAGVDALLCDIGESIQEVMESHEIELNGINYPIKSIRNLNGHSISPYQIHAGKTVPITKGGEAVRMEENEFYAIETFGSTGRGYVKDDLETSHYMKNFDAPHVQLRLQRSKQLLNCINKNFSTLAFCRRWLDRLGETRYLMALKDLGEKGIVEPYPPLCDVKGSYTAQFEHTILLRPTCKEVISRGTDY, encoded by the exons ATGGAGAATGGCAATGAAATGGTTGAAAAGGAGGTAGAAAAGTTGGACATTACAGATGGAGTAAGTGAGGATgctcaaaagaagaagaagaagaagaggaatcGACCCAAGAAGCCAAAGAATGGGGAAAACGGAGTGAAGAGCTCGGGAAAGCAAACGGATCCTCCGTCTCTACCAATTTCTGAATTATATTCGGATGGAAACTTTCCTGTGGGACAAGAAATGGAGTATCTGCCCCTTAAA GACGGAAGTATGGCAATGGATCGAATGACAGGAGAAGAGAGACGGGCTTTAGACCGATCTCAGATTGACATGTACAATGAAGTACGCCAAGCAGCAGAGGCTCACAGACAAACTCGACAATACATTCAGTCGTGGGTAAAACCTGGCATGAAACTCATTGACATCTGCGAAACACTCGAGTCCACTGCTAGGAAACTCATAAATGAAAATGGACTGGAAGCTGGGCTTGCATTTCCTACAGGTTGCAGTGTCAATTATTGTGCTGCTCATTATACTCCAAATGCTGGAGATGAAACAGTCTTGAACTATGATGATGTTGTGAAAATTGACTTCGGTACGCACATTAAAGGTAGAATCATTGACTGTGCTTGGACACTCACcttcaatgaaaaatatgatcCTCTTGTCGAAGCTGTTAGAAGT GCAACTGAAGAAGGAATCAAACAAGCAGGAGTTGATGCACTGCTTTGTGATATTGGAGAATCAATACAAGAAGTCATGGAGAGTCACGAAATTGAACTTAATGGAATCAACTATCCTATTAAGTCGATCCGCAATTTAAATGGACATTCCATCAGTCCATATCAAATCCACGCCGGTAAAACTGTTCCAATTACAAAGGGTGGAGAAGCTGTTAGAATGGAAGAAAACGAGTTTTACGCTATAGAAACATTTGGTTCCACAGGACGCGG ATATGTGAAAGACGATTTGGAAACTTCTCACTACATGAAGAATTTCGATGCCCCTCACGTCCAATTGCGGTTACAGAGATCAAAACAACTGCTGAACTGTATAAACAAGAATTTCTCAACTCTTGCTTTCTGTCGTCGTTGGTTGGATCGCCTTGGAGAAACAAGATACCTCATGGCTTTGAAAGACTTGGGCGAGAAAGGGATTGTTGAGCCTTATCCTCCTTTGTGTGACGTTAAAGGGAGTTACACAGCTCAGTTCGAGCATACAATTCTACTCAGGCCAACTTGTAAAGAAGTTATTTCCCGTGGAACTgactattaa